In Flavobacterium sp. N3904, one DNA window encodes the following:
- a CDS encoding polyprenyl synthetase family protein: MHAIHQYQDFFITYLENQSISKEPKNLYEPIDYILSLGGKRMRPVLTLMTAEVFDADYVKALPAAMAVEVFHNFSLVHDDIMDDAPLRRGSPTVHEKWNINTGILSGDAMLILAYQYFEQYEPNVFKDLAKLFSKTALEVCEGQQWDVDFETRKDVTIPEYLKMIEYKTAVLVAAAMKMGAIIAETSQENADLIYDFGLNLGLAFQLQDDYLDAFGDPETFGKQVGGDIIENKKTYLYLKAIEFSNQEQVQFLNTLFAVHSDDNEKKINEVKSIFNTSGASDATQLAIKEYTFKAFETLEKMDISNDKKSMLRAFGENLMGRKV, from the coding sequence ATGCACGCCATTCATCAGTATCAAGATTTTTTTATCACTTATTTAGAAAATCAATCGATTAGTAAAGAGCCAAAAAATCTCTACGAACCCATTGATTATATATTGAGTTTGGGAGGAAAACGGATGCGACCGGTTTTAACTTTAATGACGGCGGAGGTTTTTGATGCTGATTACGTAAAAGCGCTTCCGGCTGCGATGGCGGTTGAGGTTTTTCATAATTTTTCATTAGTGCATGACGATATTATGGATGATGCGCCTTTGCGAAGAGGTTCGCCGACTGTTCATGAAAAATGGAATATCAACACCGGAATCCTTTCTGGAGATGCGATGCTTATTTTAGCCTACCAATATTTTGAGCAATACGAACCAAATGTTTTTAAGGATTTGGCCAAATTATTTAGTAAAACAGCACTCGAAGTTTGTGAAGGCCAGCAATGGGATGTCGATTTTGAAACCCGAAAGGATGTGACCATTCCCGAATACCTTAAAATGATAGAGTACAAAACGGCTGTTTTGGTAGCAGCAGCGATGAAAATGGGAGCTATTATTGCCGAAACTTCTCAGGAAAACGCTGATTTAATTTATGATTTTGGACTCAATTTGGGGCTCGCTTTCCAGTTGCAGGATGATTATCTTGATGCCTTCGGTGATCCTGAAACTTTTGGGAAACAAGTAGGCGGGGATATTATCGAAAATAAAAAAACCTATTTATACCTAAAAGCAATTGAGTTTTCGAATCAAGAACAAGTGCAATTCCTGAATACTCTTTTTGCGGTTCATTCAGATGATAATGAAAAGAAAATAAATGAGGTTAAATCGATTTTCAATACTTCAGGAGCTTCAGATGCTACCCAGTTAGCGATCAAAGAGTACACGTTTAAGGCATTTGAAACCTTGGAAAAAATGGATATTAGCAACGACAAAAAATCCATGTTAAGAGCATTTGGGGAAAACCTGATGGGAAGAAAAGTATAA
- a CDS encoding T9SS type A sorting domain-containing protein, producing MKKILLSLLLLTSLTFYSQVANMVQCAGDTNFNLTNQYTALISNLNPAETTLSYYITLDDATNGTNAISNPTNFVSGIASQIIYARIDHLGTITTNYFNLIVNPSLITAHSDEQPYNCYNNGSAKVEVLSGGTPPYFYSIDNGPFTTNNIFTSLYPGEYVITTKDAVGCSVAFTHVLYPVNSISVNTNVVNNYCYGQKEGSIEIIASGGAGSYKYSLKNKKSGVILANNQSQNTFSKLPAGLYIVTVSDVIGCTSSEHQIEIFEPDPILLNTTTTTATCVNNKATLTVSAIGGTTPYQYSIDNGITFTSNNVFSSLVPGTYAIVVRDVNNCMSSVAATVTPVSYPTIVAVVSNVTCNGANNGSIEVSTIGGQTPYQYSLNGSTYQTSNNFNNLYTGVHTIQVIDFNGCTSIISIVLKEPAPLSATVTTNNQTIIITATGGSGTYQYAIYPNLNQFFVENTFANLTPGNYIIIVQDLNGCDVITSQITINPPAPFINGSTTVNQNFTQGQTLADLVIPGENIKWYSTPKAPTNKLKKATEASLPLSTLLVDNTTYYASQTINGIESTERLAVTVKLGALGTNDFAIKNFRYYPNPVKNLLAISNTSIIDEVNLISIKGETLLTKKINSLHYEIDLSNFSKGVYFLKVKAEGTEKIVKLIKE from the coding sequence ATGAAGAAAATTTTACTTTCCTTGCTTCTCTTGACGTCTCTTACTTTTTACTCCCAAGTTGCCAACATGGTTCAATGTGCTGGAGACACAAATTTTAATTTAACTAATCAATATACAGCATTAATTAGTAATCTTAACCCTGCGGAGACAACATTAAGTTACTATATTACACTTGACGACGCTACTAATGGAACTAATGCAATTTCAAATCCAACTAATTTTGTGAGCGGCATAGCATCCCAAATCATCTACGCACGAATCGATCATCTTGGAACTATTACAACGAATTATTTTAATTTGATTGTGAATCCCAGTTTAATAACCGCACATTCTGATGAACAACCATATAATTGTTATAATAATGGATCTGCGAAAGTTGAAGTTTTATCTGGTGGCACACCTCCTTATTTTTATTCAATCGATAATGGCCCATTTACAACCAATAATATTTTTACGAGCTTATACCCAGGTGAATATGTTATAACTACTAAAGATGCCGTGGGCTGTTCAGTTGCTTTTACTCATGTTTTATATCCAGTAAATTCTATATCAGTAAACACAAATGTTGTAAATAATTATTGTTACGGTCAAAAGGAAGGATCAATCGAAATAATTGCTTCTGGCGGAGCTGGTTCCTATAAATATTCTTTAAAAAACAAAAAATCTGGCGTAATCCTTGCGAACAATCAATCTCAAAATACTTTCAGTAAATTGCCTGCAGGTTTATACATCGTAACAGTTTCAGACGTTATTGGCTGTACATCATCAGAACATCAAATTGAAATTTTTGAACCTGATCCTATTTTATTAAATACCACAACAACTACGGCTACCTGTGTTAATAATAAAGCAACTTTAACTGTTTCAGCAATTGGAGGTACAACCCCATATCAATATTCAATTGACAATGGCATTACTTTTACTAGTAATAATGTATTTTCTAGTTTAGTTCCTGGAACTTATGCAATAGTTGTGCGAGACGTTAATAATTGTATGTCTTCAGTTGCAGCTACTGTAACTCCAGTAAGTTATCCGACAATAGTAGCAGTTGTTTCTAATGTAACTTGTAATGGAGCCAATAATGGTTCAATAGAAGTCTCAACAATTGGAGGACAAACTCCCTATCAATATTCATTAAATGGTAGTACCTATCAAACTAGTAATAATTTCAACAACTTATATACTGGAGTACATACTATACAAGTAATCGATTTCAACGGTTGCACTTCAATCATATCAATAGTACTAAAAGAACCAGCACCACTATCAGCAACTGTAACTACCAATAACCAAACCATCATCATTACCGCAACTGGCGGATCAGGCACATATCAATATGCTATTTATCCTAATTTGAATCAATTTTTTGTTGAAAATACATTTGCAAATTTAACTCCTGGGAACTATATAATAATTGTTCAAGATCTAAACGGCTGTGATGTAATAACATCCCAAATCACAATCAATCCGCCAGCTCCGTTTATAAATGGCAGTACTACTGTCAATCAAAACTTTACGCAGGGACAAACCCTTGCAGACTTAGTGATTCCAGGCGAAAACATTAAATGGTACAGCACTCCAAAAGCACCAACAAATAAGTTGAAGAAAGCAACAGAAGCTTCATTACCATTATCAACTCTTTTGGTAGACAATACTACCTACTATGCGTCCCAAACCATAAACGGTATTGAAAGCACCGAAAGACTGGCGGTGACAGTAAAACTAGGAGCTTTGGGAACCAATGATTTTGCTATCAAAAATTTTAGATACTATCCTAATCCGGTAAAAAATCTTCTAGCGATTTCGAATACTTCCATTATTGATGAAGTCAATTTAATCTCTATAAAAGGAGAGACGCTGTTAACTAAGAAAATAAACAGCCTGCACTATGAAATTGATTTATCCAATTTCTCTAAAGGGGTTTATTTTCTAAAAGTAAAAGCCGAAGGAACAGAAAAAATAGTGAAGCTTATAAAAGAGTAA
- a CDS encoding efflux RND transporter periplasmic adaptor subunit yields the protein MKKNITIVLIIIVALASIGFVLSKNKAENKAKTDIVAEKNAAVSVKTAQVKTEEVTLDFLANGNFEPIQELTFSAEKSGKVISVLVKEGDYVNVGQTLLIVRSDVINVNAQTAKAAYDNAKSDYDRYENAFKTGGVTKQQLDQAKLALTNAASNLKQANINVGDTKVKAPIKGFINKKYIEPGSILTGMPATALFDIVNVSKLKLTVSVNESQVASLKLGNTINVTSSVFPDKTFAGKITFIAAKADESLNFPVEIEIENNADKSLKAGMYGTANFGSKQKQQLKVVPRSAFIGSVNSNDVFVVENGVAKLKKVTSGRILGDQVEIVDGLSDGDTVIVTGQINLQDGNAVEIIK from the coding sequence ATGAAAAAGAATATAACAATCGTACTTATAATCATAGTTGCATTAGCATCAATTGGTTTTGTTTTGTCAAAAAACAAAGCTGAAAACAAAGCTAAAACAGACATCGTTGCCGAAAAAAATGCAGCTGTATCCGTAAAAACAGCACAGGTAAAAACAGAAGAAGTTACTTTGGATTTCTTGGCCAACGGAAATTTTGAACCGATACAAGAATTGACTTTCTCTGCTGAAAAATCAGGTAAAGTAATTAGTGTTTTGGTAAAAGAAGGTGATTATGTAAACGTTGGACAAACATTATTAATCGTTAGAAGCGACGTTATAAATGTAAATGCCCAAACAGCAAAAGCGGCTTACGACAATGCAAAATCGGATTATGACCGATATGAAAACGCATTCAAAACAGGTGGTGTTACCAAACAACAATTGGATCAGGCCAAACTGGCCTTGACCAATGCAGCATCAAACTTGAAGCAAGCAAACATCAACGTTGGCGATACAAAAGTAAAAGCCCCAATAAAAGGATTTATCAATAAAAAATACATTGAGCCGGGATCAATTTTGACCGGAATGCCGGCCACTGCCCTATTTGACATTGTAAATGTTTCTAAATTGAAACTAACAGTATCAGTAAACGAAAGCCAAGTGGCCAGCTTAAAATTAGGAAACACCATAAATGTTACTTCTAGCGTATTTCCAGATAAAACATTTGCAGGAAAAATTACTTTTATCGCTGCAAAAGCAGACGAGAGCTTGAATTTTCCAGTTGAAATTGAAATTGAAAACAACGCAGACAAAAGCTTAAAAGCAGGTATGTATGGAACTGCCAATTTTGGTTCTAAACAAAAACAACAGCTTAAAGTAGTTCCTAGAAGTGCTTTCATAGGAAGTGTGAACAGTAATGATGTTTTTGTGGTTGAAAATGGTGTTGCCAAATTGAAAAAAGTAACTTCAGGCAGAATCTTGGGTGACCAAGTAGAAATAGTTGACGGATTATCTGATGGTGATACTGTAATTGTTACAGGACAAATTAACCTGCAAGACGGTAATGCAGTAGAAATTATTAAGTAA
- a CDS encoding TetR/AcrR family transcriptional regulator: MKDKIISKATELFLKLGFKSVTMDDIANEMCISKKTIYKFFCNKEILITESTEMVHKAIHESINTIATKGYNAIEENFEIKKMFKEMFKSGENSPAYQLKKHYPEIYNRVMSREVNECNTVFKQNIEKGIQQGLYRENLEVDIYVGFYYTLIFSIHDISSSEKEAQKLELEALEYHTRAMATPIGIVELEKQLQNPNIL, encoded by the coding sequence ATGAAAGATAAAATTATTTCAAAAGCAACGGAACTCTTCTTAAAACTTGGTTTTAAGAGTGTGACCATGGATGATATTGCAAACGAAATGTGCATTTCAAAAAAAACGATTTACAAGTTTTTTTGCAACAAAGAAATCCTTATCACCGAGAGTACAGAAATGGTTCATAAAGCAATTCACGAAAGCATTAATACTATAGCTACAAAAGGTTACAATGCAATCGAAGAAAATTTTGAAATCAAAAAAATGTTCAAAGAAATGTTTAAATCTGGAGAAAATTCGCCAGCCTATCAATTGAAAAAACATTATCCTGAAATCTACAACAGGGTTATGTCTAGAGAAGTAAACGAATGCAACACCGTCTTTAAACAAAATATTGAAAAAGGAATTCAACAAGGTTTGTACCGAGAAAATTTGGAAGTTGACATCTATGTTGGATTTTATTACACGCTTATTTTCAGCATTCACGATATATCCAGTTCTGAAAAAGAAGCACAAAAACTAGAATTAGAAGCATTAGAATACCACACCAGAGCCATGGCAACGCCAATTGGAATAGTAGAACTAGAAAAACAATTACAAAACCCTAATATATTATGA
- a CDS encoding TolC family protein: MKKIILLTFLTFAITANAQEVKTLTLKEAITYALQNKSDAKKAKLSVENSEYQIQEVRSRALPQISVNGNMTYNPILQQSVLDGGTFGGDPNKSVAVTFGQEWSSGAGVSLSQTIFDQSVFTGLKAAKTTREFYIINDQLTEEQVIERVANNYYQVYVQRQKLAVLDSNYVNTVKVKNIIKGQFDNGLAKKIDLDRVSVKASNISTQRQQVLNAVQLQENALKFYMGMPIETKIEIPKTAFEVSPQVLSEAPNTANRTEYLLLKKNEELLEFQKKAEMAGYYPTLSLTAGYNYIGQGPEMPLFADSGKKVYWSDYSAIGLNLKIPVFTGFSTRSKVRQADVNLRSIKEDLVDTKLSLDLAYENAKAQIDNSLITIRNQKDNSELSQEVLSNTKNNYVQGLASLTDLLDAENAYIEAENNYNNAILDYKLAEIQLIKSKGELKTLLN; the protein is encoded by the coding sequence ATGAAGAAAATAATTTTATTAACCTTCTTAACTTTTGCAATCACTGCAAATGCACAGGAAGTAAAGACACTTACGCTAAAAGAGGCGATAACATATGCATTACAAAACAAATCGGATGCCAAAAAAGCGAAACTAAGTGTTGAGAACAGCGAATATCAAATTCAAGAAGTACGTTCCAGAGCATTGCCGCAAATATCGGTTAATGGGAACATGACATACAATCCTATTTTACAACAAAGCGTTTTGGACGGAGGAACATTCGGAGGTGACCCAAACAAGTCAGTAGCAGTAACATTTGGACAAGAATGGAGTTCAGGCGCTGGTGTATCGCTGAGCCAAACCATATTTGACCAATCAGTTTTTACAGGTTTGAAAGCGGCAAAAACCACACGTGAGTTTTATATAATCAACGATCAACTGACTGAAGAGCAAGTAATAGAAAGAGTGGCAAATAATTATTACCAAGTTTATGTGCAACGCCAAAAACTGGCAGTACTTGACAGTAATTATGTCAATACTGTGAAAGTAAAAAACATTATAAAAGGACAATTTGACAACGGTTTGGCCAAAAAAATTGATTTGGACCGTGTGAGCGTAAAAGCATCAAACATCAGTACTCAGCGCCAACAAGTTTTGAATGCGGTTCAACTACAAGAGAATGCCTTAAAATTTTATATGGGAATGCCAATCGAGACCAAAATTGAGATTCCAAAAACAGCATTTGAAGTTAGCCCACAAGTGTTATCAGAAGCACCAAATACGGCAAACAGAACCGAATATTTACTTTTGAAAAAGAACGAAGAATTATTGGAATTTCAAAAGAAAGCTGAAATGGCCGGATACTATCCAACGCTTTCTTTAACTGCAGGCTACAATTATATCGGTCAAGGCCCAGAGATGCCTTTGTTTGCAGATTCTGGCAAAAAAGTATATTGGTCTGATTATTCTGCTATTGGACTTAATTTAAAAATTCCTGTTTTTACAGGTTTTAGTACCCGCTCAAAAGTGCGTCAGGCTGATGTAAACTTACGCAGTATAAAAGAGGATCTGGTAGACACCAAATTATCACTTGATCTGGCCTATGAAAATGCCAAAGCCCAAATAGACAATAGTCTTATTACCATTCGAAACCAAAAGGACAATTCGGAGTTGTCACAAGAAGTGTTGAGCAATACCAAAAATAATTATGTTCAAGGTTTGGCTTCATTAACCGATTTATTGGATGCTGAAAATGCATACATTGAAGCAGAAAACAATTATAACAACGCCATATTAGATTACAAATTAGCAGAAATACAATTAATCAAATCCAAAGGAGAACTTAAAACCCTATTAAACTAA
- the odhB gene encoding 2-oxoglutarate dehydrogenase complex dihydrolipoyllysine-residue succinyltransferase: MILEMKVPSPGESIKEVEIATWLVKDGDYVEKDQAIAEVDSDKATLELPAEVSGIITLKAEEGDTVAVGAVVCLIDTDGAKPAGAVPVAEAPKAVEAPKAEVKVEAPKAAPVAASYASGTPSPAAKKILEEKNIAPSTITGTGKAGRITKDDAVNAVPSMGTPTGGSRGTERTKLSMLRRKVAERLVAAKNETAMLTTFNEVNMTPINNLRNEYKDAFKAKHGGIGLGYMSFFTKAVTRALQLYPDVNSMMDGDHKIAFDFCDISIAVSGPKGLMVPVVRNAENLTFRGIEADIKRLAIKARDGQITVDDMTGGTFTITNGGVFGSMLSTPIINPPQSGILGMHNIIERPIAVNGKVEIHPMMYVALSYDHRIIDGRESVGFLVAVKEALENPLELLCDNNAKKAFEL; this comes from the coding sequence ATGATTTTAGAAATGAAAGTCCCATCACCAGGGGAATCAATCAAAGAAGTAGAAATTGCAACTTGGTTAGTAAAGGACGGAGATTATGTAGAAAAAGACCAAGCGATTGCTGAGGTTGATTCAGACAAAGCAACTCTTGAATTGCCGGCAGAAGTAAGCGGAATTATTACGCTAAAAGCGGAAGAAGGAGATACTGTTGCCGTTGGAGCAGTGGTTTGTCTAATTGATACTGATGGAGCAAAACCAGCAGGTGCAGTACCAGTTGCTGAAGCACCAAAAGCGGTTGAGGCACCAAAAGCGGAAGTAAAAGTAGAAGCGCCAAAAGCAGCTCCTGTAGCAGCTTCTTATGCTTCTGGAACACCATCTCCAGCAGCCAAAAAAATATTAGAAGAGAAAAACATAGCGCCGTCTACAATTACCGGAACAGGAAAAGCAGGTAGAATCACTAAGGATGATGCTGTAAATGCAGTGCCGTCTATGGGAACTCCAACTGGTGGATCTCGTGGTACCGAAAGAACAAAATTATCTATGTTGCGTCGAAAAGTAGCCGAAAGATTGGTTGCTGCGAAAAACGAAACAGCGATGTTGACTACTTTCAATGAAGTAAACATGACGCCTATCAACAACTTGCGCAATGAATACAAAGATGCATTCAAAGCAAAGCATGGTGGAATTGGTTTAGGGTATATGTCGTTTTTTACCAAAGCGGTTACTAGAGCATTACAATTGTATCCAGACGTAAACTCAATGATGGATGGTGATCATAAAATTGCTTTTGATTTTTGCGATATTTCGATTGCAGTTTCTGGTCCAAAAGGATTAATGGTTCCTGTAGTGCGCAATGCCGAAAACTTAACTTTCCGTGGAATTGAAGCAGACATCAAACGTTTGGCTATCAAAGCACGTGACGGACAAATCACAGTTGATGATATGACAGGTGGAACATTCACAATTACAAACGGTGGTGTTTTTGGTTCTATGTTATCTACACCAATTATCAACCCTCCTCAATCAGGAATCCTTGGTATGCACAACATCATCGAGCGTCCGATTGCTGTAAATGGTAAAGTGGAAATTCACCCAATGATGTATGTGGCACTTTCTTATGACCACAGAATAATCGATGGTCGTGAGTCTGTTGGTTTCTTGGTTGCTGTAAAAGAAGCTTTGGAAAACCCATTAGAATTGTTGTGTGACAATAATGCTAAAAAAGCATTTGAGTTGTAA
- a CDS encoding 2-oxoglutarate dehydrogenase E1 component, whose translation MDRFSFLNAAHTEFFAQLYDQYLENPDSVEPSWRSFFQGFDFGMTTYNDENPVQVIANETVTALECAPISDKLQKEFKVIKLIEGYRSRGHLFTKTNPVRERRVYLPSLELENFGLSASDLNTVFDAAKVIGVQPCTLKEIIGHLDTIYCQHIGIEYIYIRKPEVVEWIQKKLRVNDNQPNFNAEEKKAILYKLNQAVSFENFLHTKYVGQKRFSLEGGESIIPALDALIEKAADKGVEQFVMGMAHRGRLNVLANIFGKSTQDIFGEFDGKDYDQEYFDGDVKYHLGLTADKVTRSGKKININLAPNPSHLETVGAVIEGITRAKQDKYYPDDFSKVLPIAVHGDAAIAGQGILYEIIQMAQLDGYKTGGTIHIVINNQVGFTTNYHDARSSTYCTDVAKVTLSPVLHVNSDNAEAVVHAMSFALDFRMEFGRDVFIDLLGYRKYGHNEGDEPRFTQPVLYKIIAKHQNPRDIYAEKLLAERVIDASYVNALEKEYKTDLEENLEASRKKDLTIITPFMKNEWKGFKQVTDKKMLEKVDTSYPKEELTKIADVICNLPTDKKFISKIQKLINDRKTMFFETNKLDWAMAEHLAYGSLLKEGYDVRISGQDVERGTFSHRHAVVKVEDSEEEVTLLSNLEGETGKFHIFNSLLSEYGVLGFDYGYALASPNTLTIWEAQFGDFSNGAQIMIDQYISCGEDKWNNQNGIVLLLPHGYEGQGAEHSSARMERYLQLCARQNMYVADCTTPANFYHLLRRQMKTTFRKPLIVFTPKSLLRDPRVVSPIEDFASGSFQETFDDVTVNKADVKSLVFCTGKFYYDITAERENNGRKDVAVVRIEQLFPLPVEQLKAIIAQYPNADDYVWAQEEPKNMGAYSYMLMNFDLVKWRLASLKAYAAPAAGSYTRAKRRQADAIKMVFDKNLFR comes from the coding sequence ATGGATAGGTTTTCATTTTTAAACGCAGCACATACCGAATTTTTTGCTCAATTATACGATCAATATTTAGAGAATCCAGATAGTGTAGAACCTAGTTGGAGAAGTTTTTTTCAGGGTTTTGACTTTGGAATGACAACTTACAACGATGAAAATCCAGTTCAGGTCATAGCAAATGAAACTGTTACTGCTTTGGAGTGCGCGCCAATTTCGGATAAACTTCAAAAAGAGTTTAAAGTAATAAAATTGATTGAAGGATATCGTAGTCGTGGCCATTTATTCACGAAGACTAACCCTGTAAGAGAGAGAAGAGTGTATTTACCTTCACTTGAATTGGAAAATTTTGGTCTTTCGGCTTCCGATTTGAATACTGTTTTTGATGCAGCCAAAGTAATAGGTGTGCAACCATGTACGCTTAAGGAAATTATTGGGCACTTGGATACCATTTACTGCCAACATATTGGAATTGAATATATTTATATCCGTAAGCCAGAAGTGGTGGAGTGGATTCAAAAGAAATTGAGAGTCAATGACAATCAACCCAATTTTAATGCCGAAGAAAAGAAAGCAATCCTTTATAAATTAAATCAGGCTGTTTCTTTTGAGAATTTTCTGCATACTAAATATGTAGGTCAAAAACGTTTTTCATTAGAAGGGGGAGAATCAATAATTCCTGCACTTGATGCTTTAATCGAAAAAGCAGCAGACAAAGGGGTGGAACAATTTGTAATGGGAATGGCTCACCGTGGTCGTTTGAATGTATTGGCCAATATTTTTGGAAAATCTACCCAAGACATTTTTGGCGAATTTGACGGTAAAGATTACGATCAGGAATATTTTGATGGTGACGTAAAATACCATTTGGGTCTTACTGCCGATAAAGTAACACGATCTGGCAAAAAGATAAATATCAATTTGGCTCCAAACCCTTCGCATCTGGAAACTGTTGGTGCCGTTATTGAAGGAATCACCAGAGCCAAACAGGATAAATATTATCCAGACGATTTCTCTAAAGTATTGCCAATCGCCGTTCACGGGGATGCAGCAATCGCCGGTCAGGGAATTTTGTATGAAATTATACAGATGGCACAATTGGATGGATACAAAACAGGAGGAACTATTCATATTGTAATAAATAATCAAGTTGGTTTTACAACCAATTATCACGATGCCCGTTCATCTACTTATTGTACCGATGTCGCCAAAGTTACATTGTCACCTGTACTGCACGTAAATTCAGATAATGCCGAAGCTGTGGTTCATGCCATGTCATTTGCACTGGATTTTAGAATGGAGTTTGGACGTGATGTATTTATTGATTTACTAGGCTATAGAAAATACGGTCATAACGAAGGCGATGAACCTCGTTTTACGCAGCCTGTGTTGTATAAAATTATTGCAAAACATCAAAATCCTAGAGATATTTACGCTGAAAAATTATTGGCAGAACGCGTTATTGACGCTTCGTATGTAAATGCTTTAGAAAAAGAATATAAAACAGATCTTGAAGAAAATCTTGAAGCTTCCCGTAAAAAAGATTTGACGATTATCACTCCATTTATGAAAAATGAATGGAAAGGATTTAAGCAAGTGACCGATAAGAAAATGCTTGAAAAAGTAGATACTTCTTATCCGAAAGAAGAACTAACTAAAATTGCAGATGTAATTTGCAACTTGCCGACAGATAAAAAATTCATCAGTAAAATTCAAAAATTAATCAATGACAGAAAAACAATGTTTTTCGAAACCAATAAGTTGGATTGGGCTATGGCCGAGCATTTGGCTTATGGCTCGTTGTTGAAAGAAGGATATGATGTTCGTATCTCTGGACAAGACGTAGAACGTGGTACTTTTTCACACCGCCATGCAGTGGTAAAGGTTGAGGATTCCGAAGAGGAAGTAACATTGTTAAGCAATCTGGAAGGTGAAACAGGTAAGTTTCATATTTTCAATTCATTATTATCAGAATATGGCGTTTTAGGATTTGATTATGGATATGCATTAGCAAGTCCAAATACGTTAACAATTTGGGAAGCACAATTTGGGGATTTCAGTAACGGAGCCCAAATTATGATTGACCAATACATTTCTTGTGGAGAAGATAAATGGAATAATCAAAACGGAATCGTCTTATTGTTGCCTCATGGTTACGAAGGGCAAGGGGCAGAGCACTCATCAGCAAGAATGGAGCGTTATTTGCAACTTTGTGCCAGACAAAATATGTATGTTGCCGATTGTACAACACCAGCGAATTTCTACCATTTGTTGAGAAGACAAATGAAAACGACTTTCCGCAAACCGCTTATAGTATTTACTCCTAAGAGTTTGTTGCGTGATCCAAGAGTAGTTTCTCCAATAGAAGATTTTGCTTCAGGAAGTTTTCAAGAGACTTTTGATGACGTAACTGTAAACAAAGCTGATGTGAAAAGTTTGGTTTTCTGTACGGGTAAATTCTATTATGATATTACAGCCGAAAGAGAAAATAACGGTCGTAAAGATGTGGCAGTTGTTCGTATCGAACAGTTGTTTCCTTTACCGGTAGAACAATTGAAAGCCATCATCGCACAATATCCAAATGCAGACGATTATGTTTGGGCACAGGAAGAACCAAAAAACATGGGAGCTTACAGTTATATGTTGATGAATTTTGATTTGGTAAAATGGAGATTGGCTTCATTAAAAGCCTATGCTGCTCCGGCGGCTGGAAGTTATACTAGAGCAAAACGCCGTCAGGCAGATGCAATCAAAATGGTATTTGACAAGAATTTATTCAGATAA
- a CDS encoding YceI family protein, with the protein MENEWEIDSNQSDVLIKSRHALIDYMSGSQNNFKGHVAIQNDEVEDASIEFSLNVNDKETKSVQKNNDLKLIDFFDQNESPVIQFKSTSFQKINKNINFLKGFLTIKNITKIVELDTEFIGFNNYNGVQKASFEITGNINRKDFGLNYNMLSQHGGFAVGKDIKLIANLEFTH; encoded by the coding sequence ATGGAAAATGAATGGGAAATTGATTCCAACCAATCAGACGTTTTAATAAAATCCAGACACGCACTAATAGACTACATGTCGGGAAGTCAAAACAATTTCAAAGGGCATGTAGCCATACAAAACGATGAAGTAGAAGATGCTTCAATCGAATTTTCTTTGAACGTGAATGATAAAGAGACAAAATCAGTTCAAAAAAACAATGATTTAAAATTGATTGATTTTTTTGACCAAAATGAATCTCCTGTGATACAGTTTAAATCGACCTCTTTTCAAAAAATAAACAAAAACATCAATTTCCTGAAAGGCTTTCTAACGATCAAGAACATAACCAAAATTGTGGAGTTGGATACTGAATTCATCGGATTCAACAACTACAACGGTGTACAAAAAGCCTCATTTGAAATTACAGGAAACATCAACCGCAAAGATTTTGGACTAAACTACAATATGCTTTCCCAACATGGAGGTTTTGCAGTGGGGAAAGACATTAAGCTCATTGCCAATCTAGAATTTACACATTGA